A portion of the Actomonas aquatica genome contains these proteins:
- a CDS encoding TolB family protein: MNASLLRPRSLLMCAFLSSSALFAGSPSAINQRAHGPAVGDFAHTGDVGDPAIPGSTRYDPITQTYHLAAAGTNLWGERDEFHFAWNQIEGDFILRARVKFLGEGVDPHRKLGWMVRSDLDAGSVYVDGTVHGSGLTSLQFRAAKNGETNQIIHEAFPEFEAYPDVIQLERRGNTFIFSAAHFGEPLQAISTADVAVDNVAYAGLFLCAHNPEVVEQAVFSDVRLIKPAPLDFHPYRDYIGSRLEILDVHTGERTQIFESAEAFEAPNWTTDGLKLIVNVSGNSPDRGKLRTFDLATRRIETLNTGAIVDNNNDHVLSHDGTMLAISSFAGDHKSTVYTLPVTGSDAPEQITDPAWGHSFLHGWSLDKKWIVYTAERNGQWDIWKVNVETKQEEQVTDVPTLDDGSEFSPDGEWIYFNSTRTGLMQIWKMRPDGSEQQQVFEDGWQNWFPHLSPDGKWMTMISYDPAVVAAGDHPYYKHTMLRLMPVDGSAPPKVIAYVYGGQGTINVPSWSPDSRKIAFVSNSDVK; encoded by the coding sequence ATGAACGCTTCCCTGCTTCGCCCCCGCTCCCTGCTCATGTGCGCCTTCCTCTCCTCCAGCGCCCTCTTCGCCGGCTCGCCTTCCGCCATCAATCAACGCGCTCACGGTCCGGCCGTCGGTGACTTCGCCCACACCGGCGACGTGGGTGACCCCGCCATTCCCGGTAGCACCCGCTACGACCCGATCACGCAGACCTACCACCTGGCCGCCGCCGGCACCAACCTCTGGGGCGAGCGCGATGAGTTCCACTTCGCGTGGAACCAGATCGAGGGCGACTTCATCCTGCGCGCCCGCGTCAAATTCCTCGGCGAGGGCGTCGACCCGCATCGTAAACTCGGCTGGATGGTGCGCTCCGATCTCGATGCCGGCTCCGTTTACGTCGACGGCACCGTGCACGGCTCCGGTCTCACTTCGCTCCAATTCCGCGCCGCCAAAAACGGCGAGACCAACCAGATCATCCACGAGGCTTTCCCCGAGTTCGAGGCCTACCCCGACGTCATCCAACTCGAACGCCGCGGCAATACGTTCATCTTCTCCGCCGCCCACTTCGGCGAGCCGCTTCAGGCCATCTCCACCGCCGATGTCGCCGTCGACAATGTCGCCTACGCCGGCCTCTTCCTCTGCGCCCACAATCCCGAGGTCGTCGAGCAGGCCGTCTTCTCCGACGTGCGCCTAATCAAACCCGCCCCGCTCGATTTCCACCCCTACCGCGACTACATCGGCTCGCGCCTCGAGATCCTCGATGTCCACACCGGCGAACGCACCCAGATCTTCGAGAGCGCCGAAGCCTTCGAGGCCCCCAATTGGACGACCGACGGCCTCAAGCTCATCGTCAACGTCTCCGGCAACAGCCCCGACCGCGGCAAGCTGCGCACCTTCGACCTCGCCACCCGCCGTATCGAAACCCTGAATACCGGCGCGATCGTCGACAACAACAACGACCACGTGCTCTCCCACGACGGCACCATGCTCGCCATCTCCAGCTTCGCCGGCGACCACAAGTCCACCGTCTACACCCTGCCCGTCACCGGCTCCGACGCCCCCGAGCAGATCACCGATCCCGCCTGGGGCCACTCCTTCCTCCACGGCTGGTCGCTCGATAAAAAATGGATCGTCTACACTGCCGAGCGCAACGGCCAGTGGGACATCTGGAAGGTCAACGTCGAGACCAAGCAGGAGGAGCAGGTCACCGACGTGCCCACCCTCGATGATGGCTCCGAGTTCAGCCCCGACGGCGAGTGGATCTACTTCAACTCCACCCGCACCGGCCTCATGCAGATTTGGAAAATGCGCCCCGACGGCTCGGAGCAACAACAGGTCTTCGAGGACGGCTGGCAAAACTGGTTCCCACACCTCTCGCCCGACGGCAAATGGATGACCATGATCTCCTACGACCCTGCCGTCGTCGCAGCCGGTGACCACCCCTACTACAAACACACCATGCTGCGCCTCATGCCGGTCGACGGCAGCGCCCCGCCCAAAGTCATCGCCTACGTTTACGGCGGCCAAGGCACCATCAACGTGCCTTCTTGGTCGCCCGACTCCCGCAAGATCGCTTTCGTGAGCAACAGCGATGTGAAGTAG
- a CDS encoding Gfo/Idh/MocA family protein encodes MSSAPLTPSFSRRRFLGSAALAAAPLILPARLFGATAPSNRLRIGQIGAGRIARGHDMVNVIGSNLADIVAVCDVDRQRALAGQTLVDEIRTEQRIAGPAPEVSVHDHHDEILARTDIDAVVISTPEHWHAELVLAALYAGKDVYVQKPITLTHAEGILVREAERVTGRILQVGSQQRSWKQFREGVALVRAGRIGKIRAVEIGLPIDPTDFDEPPMPIPAGLDYDRWLGPAPMAYYTEQRVHPQDGYDRPGWLRNEAFTLGMITGWGSHHFDIAHWGMDLDLSGPTGLHGWATFPTNRIWNVHNAYEVQLTYPGDIQMTVSDQLPNGVRWIGDEGWIWVSRWRQEATTGAGTEEEPRRLNVLDASDKALLDLSTLPEPVPSIASHHINWLESVKSREAPLATAAIGHRSNAACILSWIAMKLARPLRWDATAERFIDDDEANAMLSRPERAGYGANHFMAHRNEARA; translated from the coding sequence ATGTCCTCCGCGCCCCTCACCCCGTCCTTCAGCCGTCGCCGTTTTCTCGGCTCCGCCGCCCTCGCCGCCGCGCCGCTCATTCTGCCGGCGCGACTCTTTGGTGCCACCGCGCCCTCCAACCGACTGCGCATCGGCCAGATCGGCGCCGGCCGCATCGCCCGCGGCCACGACATGGTGAATGTCATCGGCTCCAACCTCGCCGACATCGTCGCCGTCTGCGACGTCGACCGCCAACGCGCCCTCGCCGGCCAGACCCTCGTCGACGAGATCCGCACCGAGCAACGCATCGCCGGCCCCGCCCCCGAGGTCTCCGTCCACGACCACCACGACGAGATCCTCGCCCGCACCGACATCGATGCCGTCGTCATCTCCACGCCCGAACATTGGCACGCCGAGCTCGTCCTCGCCGCCCTCTACGCCGGCAAGGACGTCTACGTGCAAAAACCGATCACGCTCACCCACGCCGAAGGCATCCTCGTGCGCGAGGCCGAGCGCGTGACCGGCCGCATTCTCCAGGTCGGCAGCCAACAACGTTCCTGGAAACAATTCCGCGAAGGCGTCGCGCTCGTGCGCGCCGGTCGCATCGGCAAGATCCGCGCCGTGGAGATCGGCCTGCCCATCGACCCCACCGATTTCGACGAGCCGCCCATGCCCATCCCGGCCGGCCTCGACTACGACCGCTGGCTCGGCCCCGCCCCGATGGCCTACTACACCGAGCAACGCGTTCATCCGCAGGACGGCTACGATCGCCCGGGTTGGTTGCGCAACGAAGCCTTCACCCTCGGCATGATCACGGGCTGGGGCTCGCACCACTTCGACATCGCCCACTGGGGCATGGACCTCGACCTCTCCGGTCCCACCGGCCTGCACGGTTGGGCCACCTTCCCGACCAACCGCATCTGGAATGTCCACAACGCCTACGAGGTGCAGCTCACTTACCCGGGCGACATCCAGATGACCGTCTCCGACCAACTGCCCAACGGCGTCCGCTGGATCGGCGACGAGGGCTGGATCTGGGTCTCGCGCTGGCGTCAGGAAGCCACCACCGGCGCGGGCACCGAAGAGGAACCGCGCCGCCTCAACGTCCTCGATGCGAGCGATAAGGCCCTGCTCGATCTGAGCACGCTGCCGGAGCCCGTGCCCTCGATCGCGTCGCATCACATCAACTGGCTCGAGTCCGTAAAATCCCGCGAGGCCCCGCTCGCCACCGCCGCCATCGGCCATCGCAGCAACGCCGCCTGCATCCTCAGTTGGATCGCGATGAAACTCGCCCGCCCGCTGCGTTGGGACGCCACCGCCGAACGCTTCATCGACGACGACGAAGCCAACGCCATGCTCTCCCGCCCCGAGCGCGCCGGCTACGGGGCGAACCACTTCATGGCCCACCGGAACGAAGCCCGCGCCTGA
- a CDS encoding TIR domain-containing protein: MPSPNSAVFLSYASQDAVAARRIVATLRAAKIEVWFDEAELVGGDAWDRKIKQQIRECALFLPVISAHTEARLEGYFRREWRMAVDRMADMDDALPFLFPIVIDDTNESTARVPDRFRERQWTHLPAGETSPAFVERLTTLLAGNSAPDPTPSTSPAGTARFRNGKPGGMPTWLIACMVIFGVGTGLYYAVRLPLLQQRDPAPSSSVVTPAETPPLSDERPYFIGTLAVPPTQVIVRSPESTAFAEGLQEEILTELSRMSAFEIVAQPTTAATTAGPAADFVVETSLQVDGTDRRITLRIIEAATNRHVAAETFSVSASATDSAALERKELA; encoded by the coding sequence GTGCCCTCCCCTAACTCAGCGGTTTTTCTTTCTTACGCCTCTCAGGATGCGGTCGCTGCCCGGCGCATCGTCGCCACCCTGCGTGCAGCCAAGATCGAAGTCTGGTTTGACGAAGCAGAACTCGTCGGCGGCGACGCCTGGGATCGCAAAATCAAACAACAGATCCGCGAGTGCGCGCTGTTCCTCCCCGTCATCTCCGCGCACACCGAAGCCCGCCTTGAGGGATACTTCCGCCGGGAGTGGCGCATGGCCGTCGACCGCATGGCCGACATGGATGACGCTCTGCCGTTCCTTTTCCCCATCGTCATCGACGACACCAACGAGTCCACGGCTCGGGTGCCGGATCGTTTCCGCGAGCGCCAGTGGACCCACCTACCCGCCGGCGAAACCTCCCCCGCGTTTGTCGAGCGTCTCACCACCCTGTTGGCAGGAAACTCCGCGCCGGACCCGACACCATCCACGAGCCCTGCCGGCACCGCCCGCTTTCGGAACGGCAAACCGGGAGGAATGCCCACCTGGTTGATCGCCTGCATGGTCATTTTCGGCGTCGGCACCGGCCTCTACTACGCCGTGAGACTGCCGCTCCTCCAACAACGCGACCCCGCGCCGTCGTCATCCGTCGTCACGCCCGCGGAGACTCCGCCCCTTTCCGATGAACGTCCCTACTTCATCGGCACCCTCGCCGTCCCGCCCACTCAGGTGATCGTTCGCTCACCCGAGAGCACCGCTTTCGCCGAGGGCCTGCAGGAGGAAATACTCACCGAGCTCAGCCGGATGAGTGCCTTCGAAATCGTCGCCCAACCCACCACCGCCGCCACGACCGCCGGGCCCGCCGCCGATTTCGTCGTGGAAACCAGCCTGCAAGTCGACGGCACCGACCGCCGCATCACCCTGCGCATCATCGAAGCCGCCACCAACCGTCACGTCGCCGCGGAGACCTTCAGCGTTTCCGCCAGTGCCACAGACTCCGCCGCCCTCGAGCGCAAGGAACTCGCCTAG
- a CDS encoding tetratricopeptide repeat protein, protein MAIRIFRELREERPPSAASQERLDHVVTKLSAESDTLRVRFWGDDGDPPDLSLYERLMALTRDTLAIAPDHPQALTDHGSFLGHAPFIGRANFLDENWRQTTLLTLRRAAANNPDDVAAQRNLGNYYLTTEGQPSLALPYLQNAAHLADAEAPYANNWPYYQLASALHQTGQPVAALRVLERAPHDPTIDQLSYWTEPFIATRRFDEALTFLRAHTPRLTAADDGRNALTLDHLVTDMEARWSGDRESLRPFVARLDDEPFATAGMRCRYRLAVGDYTGVLEQLAAVEPGRDPYAPNPIEMALFRGLALARTGNQSLAHSFFRSVLNRFTTGPEAEMMLQRVPGIVHSSSAFMHAGLGQVDEMHTSIAAARASTDPGRNLQNYLQTEYLIALAYTEAGAVTEACATINQLLSAPSAESTGSILANVSFDALHDTPEFQALIRQHQNQLKDPAIIDRLFTE, encoded by the coding sequence ATGGCCATCCGGATCTTTCGCGAGCTGCGCGAAGAACGCCCGCCGTCCGCCGCCAGCCAGGAACGACTCGACCACGTCGTGACCAAGCTCTCCGCCGAAAGCGACACCCTCCGCGTTCGCTTCTGGGGCGACGACGGAGATCCCCCCGATTTGTCGCTTTACGAGCGTCTGATGGCCTTGACCCGCGACACCCTGGCCATCGCCCCCGACCACCCCCAGGCTCTCACCGACCACGGCTCCTTTCTCGGCCACGCCCCCTTCATCGGTCGGGCCAACTTTCTCGACGAAAACTGGCGGCAAACCACCTTGCTCACCCTGCGTCGCGCCGCCGCCAACAACCCCGACGACGTCGCCGCCCAACGCAACCTCGGCAACTACTACCTGACCACCGAGGGCCAGCCGAGCCTCGCCCTGCCCTACCTGCAAAACGCGGCCCACCTCGCCGACGCCGAGGCCCCCTACGCGAACAACTGGCCCTACTATCAATTGGCCAGCGCCCTCCACCAAACCGGCCAACCCGTGGCCGCCCTGCGCGTGCTCGAACGGGCACCACACGATCCCACGATTGATCAACTCAGCTACTGGACCGAACCCTTCATCGCCACCCGCCGATTCGATGAAGCCCTGACCTTTTTGCGCGCACACACCCCGCGACTCACCGCGGCCGATGACGGCCGCAACGCCCTGACCCTTGATCACCTCGTCACCGACATGGAGGCGCGCTGGAGCGGCGACCGCGAGTCCTTGCGCCCCTTCGTCGCCCGCCTCGACGACGAACCCTTCGCCACCGCCGGCATGCGTTGCCGATACCGACTCGCCGTCGGCGACTACACCGGCGTGCTTGAGCAGTTGGCTGCGGTCGAACCAGGCCGCGACCCCTACGCCCCCAACCCGATCGAGATGGCCCTCTTTCGCGGACTCGCCCTTGCCCGCACCGGCAACCAATCCCTGGCGCACTCCTTTTTTCGCAGCGTCCTCAACCGCTTCACCACCGGACCAGAAGCTGAGATGATGCTGCAACGCGTGCCCGGCATCGTGCACAGCTCCTCCGCCTTCATGCACGCCGGACTCGGCCAAGTGGACGAGATGCACACCTCCATCGCGGCCGCCCGGGCCTCCACTGACCCCGGGCGCAACCTGCAAAACTACCTGCAAACCGAATACCTCATCGCCCTCGCTTATACCGAAGCCGGCGCCGTCACCGAAGCCTGCGCCACCATCAACCAACTCCTCTCCGCGCCTTCCGCCGAATCCACCGGCTCCATCCTCGCCAACGTCTCCTTCGACGCACTGCACGACACCCCCGAGTTCCAAGCCCTCATCCGCCAGCATCAGAATCAGCTCAAGGATCCGGCCATCATCGACCGCCTCTTCACCGAATAA
- a CDS encoding DUF4412 domain-containing protein has protein sequence MQFSRTAFAVATCCLACLTPAAVSAAAFEGQIDMAMTEGRQTFNVSYQTKAGHMRIAMPVPGMGETAALVDFEAGKIMTLIPPMKAYMEIPFDVTMDEATDRAASAGELKNTGETTEILGYTCTKYIYEEDQGPVEIWATDQLGQFMAMPKGNPMQGGGAVKTGWESAIKGNFFPMRLVALTKRGKERMRWEVTAVKPMSIPDSAFAPPAGYKPFDMGAMMQGLGGFGG, from the coding sequence ATGCAATTTTCCCGAACCGCTTTCGCCGTCGCCACCTGCTGCCTCGCCTGCCTGACCCCCGCCGCTGTTTCCGCCGCCGCCTTCGAGGGGCAGATCGACATGGCGATGACCGAGGGACGCCAGACCTTCAACGTCAGCTACCAAACCAAGGCCGGCCATATGCGCATCGCCATGCCGGTGCCGGGCATGGGCGAAACCGCCGCGCTGGTCGACTTCGAGGCCGGCAAAATCATGACCCTCATCCCGCCGATGAAGGCCTACATGGAGATCCCTTTCGACGTCACCATGGACGAGGCGACGGATCGCGCGGCCTCGGCTGGGGAGCTGAAGAACACCGGCGAGACGACCGAAATCCTCGGCTACACCTGCACCAAATACATCTACGAGGAAGATCAGGGTCCGGTGGAGATTTGGGCCACCGACCAGCTCGGCCAGTTCATGGCCATGCCCAAGGGAAACCCCATGCAGGGGGGTGGCGCCGTGAAGACGGGCTGGGAATCCGCCATCAAAGGTAACTTCTTCCCCATGCGCCTCGTCGCCCTCACCAAGCGCGGCAAGGAGCGCATGCGCTGGGAAGTGACCGCAGTGAAACCGATGTCGATCCCCGACTCAGCCTTTGCGCCGCCCGCCGGCTACAAGCCCTTCGACATGGGAGCCATGATGCAGGGCCTGGGTGGCTTCGGCGGCTGA
- a CDS encoding helix-turn-helix domain-containing protein, which yields MNSSKTDRGAALGARIKLQRTKLAWTQELLAERAGLSVRTVQRVEGGEEPSAETLRALATAMGVTVTALRPEDVRRDFGAPAAKTVKVVTVVVLVLLILGMVFSGFLGGWLTFVLMGTIALAAAFSVSGYSVRDEEIVVHRLGWATRFPLADLTEVSVNPHAMMGSIRLWGNGGFFGYIGSFRNEVLGRYRALLTNPANGVVLRFGEGRPVLVSPDAPEVFRESVEAALARRAQGDMPTKAEAPR from the coding sequence ATGAACAGCAGCAAAACCGACCGCGGGGCGGCGCTTGGCGCCCGGATCAAACTGCAGCGCACGAAGCTGGCCTGGACGCAGGAGCTCCTGGCGGAGCGCGCCGGGCTGAGCGTGCGCACGGTGCAGCGCGTGGAGGGTGGCGAGGAGCCCTCGGCGGAAACGCTGCGGGCCTTGGCGACGGCCATGGGCGTTACGGTGACGGCGCTGCGGCCGGAAGACGTGCGGCGCGACTTTGGTGCGCCGGCGGCGAAGACGGTGAAAGTGGTCACCGTGGTGGTGTTGGTTCTCCTCATCCTCGGCATGGTCTTCAGCGGATTCCTCGGCGGATGGCTGACCTTTGTGCTCATGGGCACGATCGCTCTGGCCGCGGCGTTCAGCGTTAGCGGCTACAGTGTGCGCGACGAAGAGATCGTGGTGCATCGGCTGGGGTGGGCGACGCGTTTTCCCTTGGCCGACCTCACTGAGGTAAGTGTGAATCCTCACGCGATGATGGGCTCGATTCGCTTGTGGGGGAATGGGGGCTTCTTCGGCTACATCGGCTCGTTTCGCAACGAAGTGCTGGGACGTTACCGGGCGCTGCTCACCAATCCGGCCAACGGGGTGGTGTTACGATTTGGCGAAGGTCGGCCGGTGTTGGTTTCGCCGGATGCGCCAGAGGTGTTTCGTGAGTCGGTCGAGGCGGCTTTGGCGCGGCGCGCGCAGGGGGACATGCCGACGAAAGCGGAGGCCCCGCGCTAA
- a CDS encoding TIR domain-containing protein: MPSTRPIFLSYAHEDAESVRAIAEALRAFGLEVWFDQNELRGGDQWDNKIRNNIKACGLFIPIISRTTEARDEAYFRLEWKLADDRSHLMAPGKAFIVPVVIDDTPEYEATVPESFTRAQWTRLPGGTPTPAFVEQVRSLASGAPPANTSSGTHAPQSYATNSTPPTSPAPAKAPFPAWVLIVCVAIVAVASVAIFSDRGDSTPPTISPPADVAPALSTATADAAELESTTPAIDRRSIAVLPFTNMSDDASANSFFADGIHEDLLTNLAFIGELRVVSRTSVMQYRNTEKPVRQIAQELRVGTLLEGSVRRAGDHVRVTAQLIDATNDEHIWAQTYDRRLEDIFAIQGELAKAIANALRVALTDQQEAALAHAPTDNPAAYELFLRERELAERNGNNADRVKDSILLLQQAVSIDPSFAQAWSLLAVNHAQNHFWHFDTSPERLELARKAIEKALALDPDDLTVKIDAGSYHYYGFRDYAKAADYYQQVLDVAPQHVDALASMGFIRRREGKWAESVALHERALELDPRNVSVLRGLVGTYEKLRHYDRAIELNQRVLEVIPASLTETIYLARLQSLKQESMQPVMDALEQFDAIRSDVPQPLWYARVNALTSVGKFDEALAMLDDPPAGATHNDVVISKAFTLFSADRLDEARELVRPWVEDAEARFAANPEERGLLNSLFSAHCLLGNKERATVFRDLLVAEQKQLNDALDGEGWRTVDAYWLMFFSTPEAVAEAVREALKYPGSNLHRLNFRTEDFPIEILNTPPIKALVEDDEAWAPFPLD; encoded by the coding sequence ATGCCTTCCACCCGACCCATCTTTCTGAGCTACGCGCACGAAGACGCCGAGTCCGTCCGCGCCATTGCCGAGGCCTTGCGTGCCTTCGGGCTCGAGGTGTGGTTTGATCAAAACGAGCTGCGCGGCGGCGACCAATGGGACAATAAGATCCGCAACAACATCAAAGCCTGCGGCCTCTTCATTCCCATCATTTCCCGCACCACCGAGGCCCGCGACGAGGCCTACTTCCGCCTCGAATGGAAACTGGCCGACGACCGTTCCCACCTCATGGCCCCGGGCAAAGCCTTCATCGTGCCGGTCGTCATCGACGACACCCCGGAATACGAAGCAACGGTGCCGGAGTCCTTCACCCGCGCCCAGTGGACTCGCCTCCCCGGCGGCACGCCCACCCCTGCTTTTGTGGAACAGGTGCGCAGCCTCGCCAGCGGCGCGCCGCCCGCCAACACGAGCAGCGGCACCCACGCTCCGCAGTCCTACGCGACCAACAGCACTCCGCCAACCTCTCCGGCGCCCGCCAAGGCCCCGTTCCCCGCTTGGGTGCTGATTGTCTGCGTCGCGATCGTCGCGGTCGCCTCCGTGGCTATCTTCTCCGATCGTGGCGACAGCACCCCTCCCACGATTTCCCCCCCGGCCGATGTCGCCCCGGCGCTCAGCACCGCCACCGCCGACGCGGCGGAACTCGAGTCCACCACGCCGGCCATCGACCGCCGCAGCATCGCGGTGTTGCCTTTCACCAACATGAGCGACGACGCCTCGGCGAATTCGTTCTTCGCCGACGGCATCCACGAAGACCTGCTCACCAACCTCGCCTTCATCGGAGAGCTCCGCGTCGTCTCTCGCACTTCGGTCATGCAATACCGCAACACCGAGAAGCCCGTGCGTCAGATCGCCCAAGAGCTGCGCGTCGGCACCCTGCTCGAAGGCAGCGTGCGCCGCGCCGGCGACCACGTGCGCGTGACCGCCCAGCTCATCGACGCCACCAACGACGAACACATCTGGGCGCAAACCTACGACCGCCGCCTCGAAGACATTTTTGCCATCCAGGGCGAGCTCGCCAAGGCCATCGCCAACGCTCTGCGCGTCGCCCTCACCGACCAGCAGGAGGCCGCCCTCGCGCACGCGCCGACCGACAACCCCGCCGCCTACGAGCTCTTCCTCCGCGAACGCGAACTCGCCGAACGCAACGGCAACAATGCCGATCGCGTGAAAGACAGCATCCTCCTGCTCCAGCAGGCCGTCTCCATCGACCCCAGCTTTGCCCAGGCTTGGTCGCTGCTCGCGGTCAACCACGCCCAAAACCATTTCTGGCATTTCGACACCTCGCCCGAGCGGCTCGAACTCGCTCGCAAGGCCATCGAGAAGGCCCTCGCCCTCGATCCCGACGACCTCACCGTCAAAATCGACGCCGGCAGCTACCACTACTACGGCTTCCGCGACTACGCCAAAGCCGCCGACTACTACCAGCAGGTGCTCGACGTCGCACCACAGCACGTCGACGCCCTCGCTTCCATGGGTTTCATCCGGCGCCGCGAGGGTAAGTGGGCCGAGTCCGTGGCCCTCCACGAAAGGGCGCTCGAGCTCGATCCCCGCAACGTGAGCGTGCTCCGCGGACTCGTCGGCACCTACGAAAAACTGCGCCACTACGACCGCGCCATTGAGCTCAACCAGCGGGTGCTCGAGGTCATCCCCGCCAGCCTCACCGAGACGATCTACCTCGCCCGCTTGCAGTCGCTGAAACAGGAATCCATGCAGCCGGTGATGGACGCTCTGGAGCAGTTCGACGCCATCCGCAGCGATGTGCCGCAGCCGCTCTGGTATGCCCGGGTCAATGCCCTGACCTCCGTCGGCAAATTTGATGAGGCTCTCGCGATGTTGGACGATCCGCCCGCCGGCGCGACGCACAACGATGTGGTGATCTCCAAAGCCTTCACCCTCTTCTCGGCCGACCGCCTCGATGAGGCCCGCGAATTGGTGCGGCCCTGGGTCGAGGACGCCGAGGCACGATTCGCCGCCAACCCCGAGGAGCGCGGCCTGCTCAATTCCCTTTTCAGCGCCCACTGCCTGCTCGGCAACAAGGAGCGCGCGACCGTATTTCGCGACCTCTTGGTCGCCGAACAAAAGCAACTCAACGACGCTCTGGACGGGGAGGGATGGCGCACCGTCGACGCCTACTGGCTCATGTTCTTCAGCACGCCCGAGGCCGTCGCCGAAGCCGTGCGCGAAGCGCTGAAGTATCCCGGCAGCAACCTCCACCGCCTCAACTTCCGCACCGAGGATTTCCCGATCGAGATTCTGAATACGCCGCCCATCAAGGCGCTGGTCGAGGACGACGAAGCCTGGGCGCCCTTCCCGTTGGACTGA
- a CDS encoding PEP-CTERM sorting domain-containing protein (PEP-CTERM proteins occur, often in large numbers, in the proteomes of bacteria that also encode an exosortase, a predicted intramembrane cysteine proteinase. The presence of a PEP-CTERM domain at a protein's C-terminus predicts cleavage within the sorting domain, followed by covalent anchoring to some some component of the (usually Gram-negative) cell surface. Many PEP-CTERM proteins exhibit an unusual sequence composition that includes large numbers of potential glycosylation sites. Expression of one such protein has been shown restore the ability of a bacterium to form floc, a type of biofilm.) — protein MSFKPILKPLVGCLPLGLMLSSASLAQTALVDFVSADAASGNVSVVSPSVGSDFTGAVAVETVALIDYATGATTGWTLSITPEGMEYRTGSSSKAAGEAVTGGDALDTFDAAYGATGAERWDGVMRADENYGGTPSVTFLFTGLTASATYDLAFLHNYRTGTSSDKYATATLTNPDGTFDGASVSAPTRYNDAGAMLAFDDVTAGVDGTLSVTVMAFDPGVNPDFYLQGLSLTENLSAVPEPAETAALIGLVGLGFGFWRRRRATLAGGSAA, from the coding sequence ATGTCCTTCAAACCCATCCTCAAACCGCTCGTCGGCTGCCTGCCGCTGGGCCTTATGCTCTCTTCGGCCAGCTTGGCCCAAACCGCGCTGGTCGACTTCGTCAGCGCCGATGCCGCGTCCGGCAATGTGTCGGTGGTGAGCCCCAGCGTGGGCAGTGATTTTACCGGCGCGGTGGCGGTCGAAACGGTCGCGCTCATTGACTATGCGACCGGCGCCACGACCGGCTGGACGCTCTCCATCACCCCGGAGGGCATGGAGTATCGCACCGGCTCGAGCAGCAAGGCGGCGGGCGAGGCGGTGACCGGTGGTGACGCGCTGGATACCTTTGACGCGGCGTATGGCGCGACCGGCGCCGAGCGGTGGGATGGCGTGATGCGGGCCGACGAGAATTACGGCGGCACGCCCAGCGTGACCTTTTTGTTCACCGGGCTGACTGCGAGTGCGACCTACGACCTCGCTTTCCTGCACAACTACCGCACTGGCACCTCGAGCGACAAGTATGCCACCGCCACGCTGACCAACCCGGACGGCACATTTGACGGTGCGAGCGTGAGTGCGCCGACGCGTTACAACGACGCGGGGGCGATGCTGGCTTTTGACGACGTCACGGCCGGCGTGGACGGCACCCTGAGTGTGACGGTCATGGCGTTCGATCCGGGCGTGAATCCCGACTTCTACCTGCAGGGCCTGAGTCTCACCGAGAACCTTTCAGCCGTGCCGGAACCGGCGGAGACGGCCGCGCTCATCGGACTCGTCGGCCTCGGGTTTGGGTTCTGGCGTCGGCGTCGCGCGACCCTCGCCGGCGGGTCCGCCGCGTAG